In Pieris napi chromosome 8, ilPieNapi1.2, whole genome shotgun sequence, the genomic stretch tgTGCGTCAAATACCAAGCCACCAAGCGCACTGGCTGCGTATCACCGGTTACCTgcgtacacgcacacattcacGCGCGAATCCCGCAAGACCAGTTTTTATGTAGTTCTGTGCGAGTGACGATATTATGATATCGATGTAAAATGtcgataaaaatatgaaatttatgtgttatacatgtgtatgttacaaacaacataccggttatattgaccaaaatcaaaggtcccggctgaattctattgtacatacatattaggttgttaataacaacgtcatcggctgttacgaccaaatatgagtagtcccttcgatatcgttataacagattttgactgtaattCTAAATAGAATTTGTATTAACTCACCACTTCAGTAGGTCTGAAATACTTAGGGTTGACCCGCACTAGCAGTTGTCCCGTGGCTTTATCGTGCCCCGTCTCCTCCACCCCACTTCCCCTCCACTCGATAGTCCTCCCCACGTGCGCGAAAGCCTTATCGACAAACTCCCTAACACTGTGCGCCTCCCCCATTGCCACTACGAAGTCTTCCGGCTTCTCTTGTTGTAGCATCAGCCACATTGCCtgattattatgaaattaattctattaattttcactgtagtattaattattatgtgttggccaagtggcttcagcgttcgactctcatccctgaggtcgtaggttcgatccccggctgtgcaccaatggactttctttctatgtgcgcatttaacattcgctcgaacggtgaaggaaaacatcgtgaggaaaccggcttgccttagatccaaaaagtctaCTTGCcgattagattaacaaatgatcatgaaacagatacaaaaatctgaggcctagacctaaaaaggttgtagcaccactattacattttaaagtaGCCATTTGCCAATTTTAACCATCTTCAAAAAATACGGTTATCAGTTTGAGCTGCATGTGACGTTAAAAGAATCGGATAATAATTGACTATTAAGTTTTCCAAGcactattaattttactaaatgTATTCTAACGTACGGAACAATctaagtttcatcatcggttcagtagttatTGAAATACCAGCCCACACATCTAGACatgtacagataccggcaaacatcttgaacattaaacaagggagcGGGGGAAAGTTTCCGCAGcgcgggacacaaacgtcaactgatttaccaatcacgcgataGACACGTCACTGTCCTGCCGCCGTGCACCACCGCCCGCTTCGGCCGCCCCCCTcccagtgatacctaaaaatcgcttctgcgcaggcaaggacttttgttcaagatgttaaCCGGTATCTATATTGTTAGCGGACTAACGCCATCTTGTAGCAGAAACCTATATAACGCGAAGCAATACCGGCGTTGACTCACTCTTATTTTGAGACTTCGTGCGAAACGGACGTGTTACTAACCTACCctcagtaaattttaaaagtgtaaagtacctacacgttctaatcttttgtgttaactaataatataatatagcaaAATAACATTGAAGCTATTTGATGtcggtttaattttataattctgtCAAAGtactatttcaaaattactaAGTTTCAGTGAAAAACTTACCTCGACATAGTCCTTGGCGTGACCCCAATCTCTCTTACTATCCAAATTCCCCAGCTCCAAACATTCCAGCAAACCCAGCTGTATCTTAGCCACTGCCCTCGTGATCTTCCTCGTGACAAAATTCTCCCCTCTACGCGGGCTCTCATGATTGAACAATAGTCCGTTACACGCGAACATACCGTACGCCTCGCGGTAATTTACGACAATCCAATAGCCATATAATTTTGCACAAGCTGAAAGTTACGAAttgattgataaaaaaaaaatagttaaaaaaaaactaaaaaacacgctgttttttagtttttttaaagtattattcattttttagttaagtattttttattttttttcggattattgcaatgtcatcgatctttgacaggtgcgcaaagtttgaattaaatctgtccgttaaaagcgggtcaaaatcgagtccgaaggagtcggttacatacatacatatatacaggtgaagctaatataaagcgtgtaaaaaatcatttagttTTGGTAAATTACAAGAAACTTTTATTGGAACGATCaaaagttgtatttttttaacgtaaaataatatcttaatagGTTGTAAGGATCATCggggtgttttaaataatagaggattttagttttattatatattaaccactcgcgtacaacaatggaatataagcgaaataattaaatgttaattgataaatatgttaattatggaatataagatacaggtatcacttatttcacgtcattaaattatatgaaacgaatgaatgcaatgtaaaACTTGAACAGAatgccttttttttttaagacaattcacaccaattgacctggtcccatgctaagctggtgaagcttgtgttatgggtactaggcaacggatatacgtattatagatagatagacatataaatacatatttaaacacccaagactaCACAAGacgcacaacaccaaatgctcatcacatcgatgttcgtctcagccggggatcgaacccgggacccatggattcgcagacaggggtactaaccactagaccaatgagtccctttgtctggctatactctcggcgCAACTCccacgatttaggaaatcgccacgcttataaaactaagaaagcctgagtgagaaaaatgtacagccttggctcgtacaaaGAATTTAAGCTCTCTGGCCACGATGaaataaatagcaaaataatattcattaatctaatatataaaattctcgtgtcgcggtgtttgtggttaaactcctccgaaacggctcgaccgattctcatgaaattttgtgcgCATATTGGATTGGGTATGTCtaagaatcggacaacatctatttttcctccccctaaatgttaagggtagtcccctaaatatatattttttatttttacatattttttctgttgttattttttatgatacatcattaaaaaatacatacaacccctaactttcacccctctacgatcaacccctatttttattataaatgatatacatggcaaaacgacgtttgccaggtcagctagtttatttataaatgtctctgcacaaattaaacttatttacataaacaaattatgtacattattacaaattacttatttacaaAACGTCACGAACGACGATTTGAAATCGCGataaactctccgctactgtttttaattgcaaagttgtttgttttacaaaacagTTGTCAGACATTTAAACTCTCGAAATAttgagttatgtaaataaaaccgaatttatattttttaaatttcgacaaattaaaaaaaaaatattgtaataataataactactaATAGTTTCTTATAATACTCGAAACATTGCATCATACTGAGTGGTCAAGTGAAATCCATTTATCTATCTAACTACATaactaaatacataataaatatatttcaaagaaatcgtcaaatcaatataattatgtcatatttaaaaaaacaaaaaaaaatgaaataaaaaggaaaaccAAGGAAGGTTATTAGTTGACTACAACAAGGTACAAtctcctctatcagcaggaggacaaatctttgttcataatttaattattaattaaataagatgtcatgtggaacatggtgtaatgcaGCTTCGTTTGTTAAGCTAACCAACAGCttaacaaacattgtgtaaaacaaaaaaaacttggcgattaaaaagagtggcgaagagtTTATTTCCAGTTCGTCTCTTCCGTTCTTCGCCCGTTGggactggcagtaaatgtaaaattagaagcattgaatatgtatttctttttgacgttcatagtTGTACATTGTAttacctaaattaaaaaagggtgcgaGTACTTacgtacgcgcgtaagaagttatacttctttggcattattaaaaatagtttttgattgcatgcaaataattaattaaaattaaataatcaaagactgcaAAAGGAGTCATTTTAGTCGattaagttcagtttacatttgaaaaattaaataaataaatatttattattattctcttacattaagtgtaacataaattctattattattcgaatgttgtttttaaattatgtccaatgtagtagcatcttccgtgggcaacttcattctgttaattttgtgtcacggtgcccgcgcatcgtaaaatttcactctcatcaatttttcataacgcgcctaaagaagtataacttcaaaaaatgattttgatttgattttacgAAGTAACCTTGGTCGGCTAGTTACAAAAAACTTTATAGAACATACCATAGGGCGATCGTGGATAGAACGGCGTGTTTTCAGTCTGTGGTATTTCCACTACTTTTCCATAGAGCTCAGAGGTAGATGCCTGGTAAATTTTGGTCTGCTTTTCTAGGCCAGCCACCCTCACTGCTTCTAACAACCTCAGGGTCCCTAACGCGTCCACTTGAGCTGTGTATTCACTGAGCTCAAAGGAAACCTTCACGTGCGATTGAGCTCCAAGATTGTATATCTCTTTTGGTTTGACctgtaaaaatttattgtgtttttatttgctAAAACAAACCAAAATATGTAAACAGATTTTGTGGTTTCCAATCCATATATGGCCCTGTGGCTtcggcgtgcgactctcataattttgtgtttaatttcaatattcaaTTCTTATTTAGCGATTTCTAAGCATTCAACAGTAAAATTAAAGCAAGTTCGAACgttcatttcaaatagtttatTGGAAGAGAAATAAATTGGGGAAAAATTACATAACACATAAACTatgtctttaaaaattcaacgtacactaatttaaattattagatcTAAGTATCTACATAtacaaatacaggggtctaggctcagaatatgattttgtcccattcggtgtcgagacccttggtccgtggggtcctagcgctttaaggctttttaaagaaatatcaaaaaggttagtcgacatcacaggagaccgaagatctggcagctacctcggacaaagaataaGTTTAGtgattcaaagggggaacgctgccagtatcttcggaaccttgcctaaagggactccttttaataatatattttagtttatgttaagtttagttatttatttcaatgtatatttttttgttaatataaaactacttctactatttgaataaatagcaaaaaaatatatgacaaaaataacttataggtaattaattgtttaaattaatttcacatAAATACCTACATCTAGTAGATGCAGAGCTCTGCAAgaattgtaatttttgtatagaGCAAGTGTATGAATACAGTTTCAATAACAAGCGTGCCATGAATATAAcctttacaatattcatgaataatattaatatttaagtgtaACATCTCCATAAGTATATTACAATTGTATTTCTTAACACAGCtctttaagaaattaatttcagATTGATAATTGAGAGACAattcaagtaattttttatacaatatgaATTTACTTTGCTTAACATGGTGACCACAACTCGTGTTTATAACagtaatatacttatttatttataggtatCATATATCAGTTAAAAGCTAATTAAAGCTTATTAGCTTTTAACTAAACTGCAGGTAATTACCCGCAGCAGTTTCTATGTGTGTATGGAAACACGAAAGTGTAATTTAGATAATGAGTATGAAgcaattatcttttattaaacattattttatttttcgacGTATAAACTTTGTATATCTGTTTTCTAAAGCTAAAATCCTTTACAAAAATCTTCCTGATCCCTCAAAACAATGTGGTCATAATAGAGAAAACATGTTTCGTTCATAGTTGATGAATGAATCGAGCCAAAAATCGGTTAACATTTTGTTATAACAAACTCACACGactttatgaaattcttagtCTCGTTTGTATCTGCGTGTCAGAAATTATTCTGGGCACCAGAATCAGTCAGTTACTTTTATTCCATACCCAAACACTTCTAATAGAAATTCATTTCCTCTGCTATAAAGGCAACAGTAATATGCCGATCCGCCTAAACAATGCTAGCAAATAGGTATATCGGGGCGATAATGGAAGTTCTTACTCGCTTGAACACACCAACACTCAACCATAGAATATACAGGagcattaatttttaatgatgcATTTAAGTTTTGATTTATCAGCCCTATTGTTACATTTTATTCGTAAGTAATTTTGGTATAATTGAATATTGATGTTCTATTTAGATTGCTACTAAATTATCTGATAAAATACAACAATTGcaacatttataaattggTGATAGAATATATAAGTTCAGTTCAAAGAAAAGACTAGTTTTTTCACAATGAATATCCATTTTCAGGagatatattttcatatgaaGTTAACGTCAACAGCTAGTCAACAAAATTTGAGTCAACAAGTGTGATAAAAGGTACTTTGTAAAGAgctattgtattttaatgcGTTGTGTTACAAGGAAAATttatgtgatatttttttatattaaaataaattcaaggttacttttatataataaaacaaaacctcACCTTtgaaataatactaataaggcAGGTGGTGTCAGTTAGATCTCCATAATGCAAATGCATACGCCCTCCAGAAAAGCAAGCaggtttttcatataaatgttGAATTCGGCCAGTATTGAATGATGAAGAGCGCCTTAAAATTCCATGCACTTCATAACccttttcaattaaaaactcTGCTAAATAAGATCCATcctaaaatgtataatacaatttaatacagATACTTCTGATTATAGTAATagcagtaaaatatttaatagcaagttatagcaaaaaattatttgtaataatcttaaattaatataacacagCCAATTTGTTGCTGAAAAATTGAGAGCTAAGAAATTTCAagagaaaaatttactttatgtgaattaaaacaatataatttttattaggatttaaattatatagcagtaaattgaattttgtttaatcACCTG encodes the following:
- the LOC125051651 gene encoding GDP-mannose 4,6 dehydratase, giving the protein MSGESSASTANEKVALITGITGQDGSYLAEFLIEKGYEVHGILRRSSSFNTGRIQHLYEKPACFSGGRMHLHYGDLTDTTCLISIISKVKPKEIYNLGAQSHVKVSFELSEYTAQVDALGTLRLLEAVRVAGLEKQTKIYQASTSELYGKVVEIPQTENTPFYPRSPYACAKLYGYWIVVNYREAYGMFACNGLLFNHESPRRGENFVTRKITRAVAKIQLGLLECLELGNLDSKRDWGHAKDYVEAMWLMLQQEKPEDFVVAMGEAHSVREFVDKAFAHVGRTIEWRGSGVEETGHDKATGQLLVRVNPKYFRPTEVDLLLGDASKAKQQLGWSPRMTFDELVVDMMDADMELMRKNPQA